From one Chitinivorax sp. B genomic stretch:
- a CDS encoding GTP-binding protein translates to MAKEKFERTKPHVNVGTIGHVDHGKTTLTAAITTILSKKFG, encoded by the coding sequence ATGGCTAAGGAAAAGTTCGAGCGGACGAAGCCGCACGTAAACGTAGGCACGATCGGTCACGTTGACCACGGCAAGACAACATTGACAGCTGCAATCACCACCATTCTGTCGAAGAAGTTCGG